The Bradyrhizobium sp. WBAH42 genome includes a window with the following:
- a CDS encoding YoaK family protein, producing MSTFDVAAGAIRRDETVEIVLLLAFAGGYIDAYTWIIHGVMANAQTANLVFLWVYATAGNWAKALHFVPPILAFAIGIVLAAWLRRVAGERASAISTLIEILLLIAIGILHNRLPDLAGTLGISAVAAMQAAMFLKVEGTACSTVMITGNMRQAIENVFAVAAGGAPLGTLRRSGIFFALCAVFGFGAAAGALATKNIPDLALGLPVVALLIVLLRCEASRSEDGR from the coding sequence ATGAGTACCTTTGACGTCGCAGCCGGCGCGATCCGCCGCGATGAGACAGTCGAGATCGTCCTGCTGCTCGCCTTTGCCGGCGGCTATATCGACGCTTATACCTGGATCATCCACGGTGTGATGGCGAACGCCCAGACCGCAAATCTGGTCTTCCTCTGGGTCTATGCGACGGCCGGCAACTGGGCGAAGGCCTTGCACTTCGTTCCGCCAATCCTGGCTTTCGCGATCGGAATCGTGCTTGCAGCCTGGCTGCGCCGCGTCGCGGGCGAGCGGGCCAGCGCGATCAGCACATTGATCGAGATCCTGCTCTTGATAGCGATCGGTATCCTGCATAATCGGCTGCCCGATCTGGCCGGAACGCTCGGTATTTCCGCCGTGGCGGCGATGCAGGCCGCGATGTTCCTCAAGGTCGAAGGCACAGCGTGCAGCACGGTGATGATCACCGGCAACATGCGTCAGGCTATCGAGAACGTCTTCGCAGTCGCAGCAGGGGGCGCGCCACTGGGAACGCTGCGGCGTTCGGGCATCTTCTTCGCACTATGTGCCGTGTTCGGCTTCGGTGCCGCGGCCGGCGCTCTTGCCACCAAGAACATTCCCGATCTCGCGTTGGGCCTGCCCGTGGTCGCGCTGTTGATTGTGTTGCTGCGCTGCGAAGCGTCCCGTTCGGAGGACGGGCGATGA
- a CDS encoding decarboxylase encodes MSKDAKPAQKRIDQFFSGPGARADDWRDLVEAAKTWARVGNRTAYDAALADLSITEEFHGYPGPHLMAALREAAAAGDGASSFALATRIAQALATRSFRQHAGDWNAKDDGNGDAPELVPPAFGAHGARRPYFETLIVTGVSSSQWPALAAEWRKLRRPVDAFIYEPVIVGSLEDAFCATMLNPNIGAVIINEGFGLRSRHDAPVLRSIMATAGLNDETDASALRLAQIIKRVRPELDLYMISNRDVEELAGNPEADVVRRIFYSVEELLELHLSILEGIQDRYDTPFFDNLKKYAQRPIGTFHALPIARGKSIFKSDWIRDMGEFYGPNLFLAESSATTGGLDSMLEPTGNIKKAQEKAARALGADRVFFVTNGTSTSNKMAVQALLAPGDIAIVDRNCHKSHHYGMVLAGAQPLYVEAFPMTEYSMYGAVPLKTIKQALLGAKADGRLDRVKMVDLTNCTFDGHIYNTRRVMEECLAIKPDLIFLWDEAWFGFARFSPFLRRRTGLGAANEIEAWMRHPKSVEAYEKQQAELGKNPSEEALLKTRLIPDPRQIRLRVYQTNSTHKSMSAIRQGSMLSVKDVEFHTVEQQFKEAVFTHASTSPNQQLIASLDISRRQMELEGYGLVANAIEIAFAIRQAVNNNPLISKYFRILGADAMVPAHYRQSGFTDFLAPGVNWANTLKSLNEDEFCLDPTRMTLVCGMAGYDGTQFKGILANEYNIQVNKTSRNSVLVQSNINNTRSDVAHLVRVLAEIAGEIDRGLAQGGANARKVFEARVTSLMKDVPDLPNFSHFHPSFRGDAGTKTNEGDIRSGFYAAYDVAGCEHIRLNDPEIDRRLKAGPELVSANFVIPYPPGFPIMVPGQVITQETIDFMRKLDVKEIHGYDAKEGLKLVRTEALAKLGKPKPSAQPKLKAAS; translated from the coding sequence ATGTCCAAAGACGCCAAGCCCGCACAGAAGCGTATCGACCAGTTCTTTTCCGGCCCTGGTGCACGGGCAGACGACTGGCGCGACCTAGTGGAAGCAGCAAAGACCTGGGCGCGCGTCGGCAATCGCACAGCCTATGACGCGGCACTGGCCGATCTTTCGATCACCGAAGAGTTTCACGGCTATCCCGGTCCGCACCTCATGGCGGCGCTGCGGGAAGCTGCGGCCGCCGGCGACGGCGCGTCATCGTTCGCCCTTGCGACGAGAATTGCCCAGGCGCTGGCGACCCGGTCCTTCCGCCAGCATGCCGGCGACTGGAACGCCAAGGACGACGGCAATGGTGACGCACCCGAACTGGTGCCGCCGGCCTTTGGCGCGCACGGCGCGCGCAGGCCGTATTTCGAGACCCTGATCGTCACCGGCGTATCATCCAGCCAATGGCCGGCGCTGGCCGCCGAATGGCGCAAGCTGCGGCGCCCGGTCGACGCATTCATCTATGAACCCGTCATCGTCGGCAGCCTGGAGGACGCCTTCTGCGCGACGATGCTCAATCCGAACATCGGAGCAGTCATCATCAACGAGGGTTTCGGCCTGCGTTCGCGCCACGATGCGCCGGTGTTGCGCTCGATCATGGCCACGGCCGGTCTCAACGACGAAACCGATGCCTCGGCGCTGCGGCTCGCCCAGATCATCAAGCGCGTCAGGCCCGAGCTCGACCTTTATATGATCTCGAACCGGGACGTGGAGGAGCTCGCCGGCAATCCCGAAGCGGATGTGGTCCGCCGCATCTTCTATTCCGTCGAAGAGCTGCTGGAACTGCATCTGTCGATCCTGGAAGGCATCCAGGATCGCTACGACACGCCGTTCTTCGACAATCTCAAGAAATACGCGCAGCGTCCGATCGGCACCTTCCATGCGCTGCCGATCGCGCGCGGCAAGTCGATCTTCAAGTCCGACTGGATACGGGACATGGGTGAGTTCTACGGCCCGAACCTGTTCCTGGCCGAGAGCAGCGCCACCACCGGCGGTCTCGACAGCATGCTGGAGCCGACCGGCAACATCAAGAAGGCGCAGGAGAAGGCGGCGAGGGCGCTCGGTGCCGATCGCGTCTTCTTCGTCACCAACGGCACCTCGACGTCGAACAAGATGGCGGTGCAGGCGCTGCTGGCGCCCGGCGACATCGCGATCGTCGACCGCAATTGCCACAAGTCGCATCATTACGGCATGGTGCTGGCCGGTGCGCAGCCGCTCTACGTCGAAGCCTTCCCGATGACGGAATATTCGATGTACGGCGCGGTGCCGCTGAAGACCATCAAGCAGGCGCTGCTGGGCGCCAAGGCCGACGGCCGGCTCGACCGCGTCAAGATGGTCGACCTGACCAACTGCACCTTCGACGGCCATATCTACAACACAAGGCGGGTGATGGAGGAATGCCTCGCCATCAAGCCCGATCTGATCTTCCTCTGGGATGAAGCCTGGTTCGGCTTCGCGCGGTTCTCGCCGTTCCTGCGCCGCCGCACCGGACTTGGCGCCGCCAACGAAATCGAGGCATGGATGCGCCATCCCAAGTCGGTCGAGGCCTATGAGAAGCAGCAGGCCGAGCTCGGCAAGAACCCGTCCGAGGAGGCGCTGCTCAAGACCCGCCTGATCCCGGATCCCAGACAGATCCGGCTGCGCGTCTACCAGACCAACTCGACCCACAAGTCGATGTCGGCGATCCGCCAGGGCTCGATGCTCTCGGTCAAGGACGTCGAATTCCACACCGTCGAGCAGCAGTTCAAGGAGGCGGTGTTCACCCACGCCTCGACCAGTCCGAACCAGCAGCTGATCGCGAGCCTCGACATCTCGCGGCGGCAGATGGAGCTGGAGGGCTATGGCCTCGTCGCCAATGCAATCGAGATTGCGTTCGCCATCCGCCAGGCAGTCAACAACAATCCGCTGATCTCGAAATACTTCCGTATCCTCGGTGCCGACGCCATGGTGCCGGCGCACTATCGCCAAAGCGGCTTCACCGACTTCCTCGCCCCCGGCGTCAACTGGGCGAATACGCTGAAGAGCCTGAACGAGGACGAGTTCTGCCTCGACCCGACCCGCATGACGCTGGTGTGCGGCATGGCCGGCTATGACGGCACGCAGTTCAAGGGCATTCTCGCCAACGAGTACAACATCCAGGTCAACAAGACCTCGCGCAACTCGGTGCTGGTCCAGTCCAACATCAACAACACCCGCAGCGACGTCGCGCATCTCGTCCGTGTGCTCGCCGAGATCGCGGGCGAGATCGATCGCGGCCTTGCCCAGGGCGGTGCCAATGCGCGGAAGGTCTTCGAGGCACGGGTGACGAGCCTCATGAAGGACGTGCCCGACCTGCCGAACTTCTCGCATTTCCACCCGAGCTTCCGCGGCGACGCCGGCACCAAGACCAATGAAGGCGACATCCGCAGCGGCTTCTACGCGGCCTATGACGTTGCCGGCTGCGAGCACATTCGCCTCAACGACCCCGAGATCGACCGGCGGCTGAAGGCCGGTCCCGAGCTCGTCTCGGCCAATTTCGTCATTCCCTATCCGCCGGGCTTCCCGATCATGGTGCCCGGCCAGGTCATCACCCAGGAGACCATCGACTTCATGCGCAAGCTCGATGTGAAGGAGATCCATGGTTACGACGCCAAGGAAGGGCTGAAACTCGTACGGACGGAAGCCTTGGCCAAGCTCGGCAAGCCAAAGCCCAGCGCGCAGCCCAAGCTCAAGGCCGCGTCATAG
- a CDS encoding aspartate:alanine exchanger family transporter, whose translation MQAFFEFLRQYPYLLLFFVVGLAVYIGRASIKGYGLGMVAGAIVVGAGLSVWASSYGVKLELNNFAKSLFYYLFMYGVGLRVGPSFVNSLRGDGIKFLFLAVVSSVIGLALVVIGAKLFALPPGAAGGMLAGSQTMSAAIGSAEQAVTSGVVKLPAGMKPEDASGMIALSYGITYIWGTVGIILICKYLPRWWGVDAKAAAKQYEQEFGVKDLEGGALTGYRQFGLRAYRLENPATVGMSIAKFRAVNPEYRIVNVGRNGEPQGADPELVLQKGDIVALGGSTEHLTEKMGLIGPEVADAKTLGIPMDQAEIVVFNKDVVGRTFESFRDTAIAGQLQVTKVERGGVQIPAGLKTKLERMDIVSVVGLKSAVNELGEMWGRIARANTSTDLLTLSVGMIIGFLIGMIEFPAFGAKVGLGNAGGLLLSGVIVSSVVSRLRFFGNTPNAARNVLEDLGLVVFVAIVGVNAGAGLLAQLTGALALKIFIVGFIACTIPPFIVWAIGFHVFKINPAVLMGGVAGARSHSGPCREAAVEIQSSVPWIGFPVGYAVSGILLTIFGYFAMILAQ comes from the coding sequence ATGCAGGCATTTTTCGAGTTCTTGCGGCAATACCCTTATTTGCTGCTGTTCTTCGTGGTCGGTCTCGCCGTCTATATCGGCCGGGCCAGCATCAAGGGTTATGGCCTCGGCATGGTCGCCGGTGCCATCGTGGTCGGCGCGGGCCTCTCGGTCTGGGCATCCAGCTATGGCGTGAAGCTGGAGCTGAATAACTTTGCCAAGAGCTTGTTCTACTATCTCTTCATGTACGGCGTCGGCCTGCGCGTCGGTCCCTCCTTCGTCAACAGCCTGAGGGGCGACGGCATCAAGTTCCTGTTCCTCGCCGTGGTGTCGAGCGTGATCGGCCTGGCGCTCGTTGTGATCGGTGCAAAGCTGTTCGCGCTTCCGCCCGGTGCGGCCGGCGGCATGCTGGCGGGTTCGCAGACCATGTCGGCGGCGATTGGTTCGGCCGAGCAGGCCGTCACGTCGGGCGTCGTGAAACTGCCTGCCGGGATGAAGCCAGAGGATGCCTCCGGCATGATCGCCTTGTCCTACGGTATCACCTACATTTGGGGCACCGTCGGCATCATCCTGATCTGCAAATATCTCCCGCGCTGGTGGGGCGTCGATGCCAAGGCTGCCGCGAAGCAGTATGAGCAGGAGTTCGGCGTCAAGGATCTCGAAGGCGGCGCTCTGACCGGCTATCGTCAGTTCGGTCTGCGGGCCTACCGGCTCGAAAATCCCGCGACGGTGGGGATGAGCATCGCCAAATTCCGCGCGGTCAATCCGGAATATCGGATCGTCAACGTGGGGCGTAATGGCGAGCCGCAGGGTGCTGATCCCGAGCTCGTGCTGCAGAAGGGCGATATCGTCGCGCTGGGCGGCTCGACCGAGCATCTGACCGAGAAGATGGGCCTGATCGGTCCGGAGGTCGCCGACGCCAAGACGCTCGGTATACCCATGGACCAGGCTGAAATCGTCGTCTTCAACAAGGACGTCGTCGGGCGTACTTTCGAATCCTTCCGCGACACGGCCATCGCCGGCCAGCTGCAGGTGACCAAGGTCGAACGGGGCGGCGTGCAGATCCCGGCCGGTCTCAAGACCAAGCTGGAACGCATGGACATCGTCTCGGTGGTCGGCCTGAAGTCGGCGGTCAACGAGCTCGGCGAGATGTGGGGCCGCATCGCGCGCGCCAACACCTCGACCGACCTGCTGACCCTGTCGGTCGGCATGATCATCGGCTTCCTGATCGGCATGATCGAATTCCCGGCCTTCGGCGCCAAGGTCGGCCTCGGCAATGCCGGCGGCCTGTTGCTGTCGGGCGTGATCGTGTCCTCGGTCGTGTCGCGTCTGCGCTTCTTCGGCAATACGCCGAATGCGGCGCGAAACGTGCTCGAGGATCTCGGCCTCGTCGTGTTCGTCGCGATCGTCGGCGTCAATGCCGGCGCCGGCCTGTTGGCTCAGCTCACCGGCGCGCTCGCGCTCAAGATCTTCATCGTCGGCTTCATCGCGTGCACGATCCCGCCGTTCATCGTCTGGGCGATCGGATTCCACGTCTTCAAGATCAATCCGGCGGTGCTGATGGGCGGCGTTGCCGGCGCGCGCTCGCATTCCGGCCCGTGCCGCGAGGCCGCGGTCGAGATCCAGAGCTCCGTGCCCTGGATCGGATTCCCGGTCGGCTATGCCGTCTCGGGCATCCTTCTCACCATCTTCGGCTACTTCGCCATGATCCTGGCTCAATAA
- the ppk2 gene encoding polyphosphate kinase 2, which yields MAKDAAAERMKRKDYEKELEKLQVELCHLQDYVRENKLRVIILFEGRDAAGKGGTIKAITEKVSPRVFRVVALPAPSDREKTQLFFQRYMERFPAGGEIVIFDRSWYNRAGVEYVMGFCTPAEHERFLNLCPQMEKYVIDGGIILIKIWLEVGMDEQERRFKARIDDPVRQWKLSPMDLESFRRWYDYSRARDLMLKKTSTKEAPWHIVRSDDKRRARLNCIAHLLGAIPYKRIKKDTIKLPKRSDKGRYNDQTSLKGMNFVAQRY from the coding sequence ATGGCCAAGGACGCAGCTGCAGAGCGGATGAAGCGGAAGGATTACGAGAAAGAGCTCGAGAAGCTGCAGGTCGAGCTGTGCCACCTCCAGGACTATGTGCGGGAGAACAAGCTCCGGGTCATCATCCTGTTCGAGGGCCGGGATGCCGCCGGCAAGGGCGGCACGATCAAGGCGATCACCGAGAAGGTCAGCCCGCGCGTATTCAGGGTCGTCGCCCTCCCCGCGCCATCCGACCGCGAGAAGACGCAATTGTTCTTCCAGCGCTATATGGAGCGGTTTCCGGCCGGCGGCGAGATCGTGATCTTCGACCGGAGCTGGTACAACCGCGCCGGCGTCGAATACGTCATGGGCTTCTGCACCCCCGCCGAACACGAGCGCTTCCTCAACCTGTGCCCGCAGATGGAGAAATACGTCATCGACGGCGGCATCATCCTGATCAAGATCTGGCTCGAGGTCGGCATGGACGAGCAGGAGCGCCGCTTCAAGGCCCGTATCGACGACCCGGTCCGGCAGTGGAAGCTCAGTCCGATGGACCTGGAATCCTTCCGGCGGTGGTACGACTATTCGCGGGCGCGCGACCTGATGCTGAAGAAGACCAGCACGAAGGAAGCACCCTGGCACATCGTCCGCTCCGACGACAAGCGAAGGGCGCGGCTGAACTGCATCGCCCACCTTCTCGGCGCCATCCCCTACAAGCGCATCAAGAAGGACACGATCAAGCTGCCGAAGCGCTCCGACAAGGGACGCTACAACGACCAGACCAGCCTCAAGGGGATGAATTTCGTCGCGCAGCGCTATTGA
- a CDS encoding HlyD family secretion protein, which yields MFELMFCSLLTILPDYLYRRYVQGKRFGKEITFFSIWYELRWGITACLMLTISLITMIFYFHPATSSATLYFRTVPILPEGSGRVAEVKLGFSAPVKKGDVLFTLDSSKQQAAFETAKRKVAEVDAAMQTAQADVVKAEAQIGEAKANYQQAKDELEVKTELQRRNPGIVPQRDIEKLQVLVDQRQAGVDAATAVKQSASLQVSVLLPAQKASAEAALDQAQVDLDKTLVRAGVDGRVEQFLVRPGDVVNQLMRPAGVLVPEGAGRKALQAGFGQIEAQVMKTGMVAEAACISRPWVIIPMVITTVQDYIAAGQFRSGEQLIDPQNAVRPGTILVFLEPLYKGGLDGVTPGSSCIVNAYTSNHEEISAKDTPTSRKIALHVVDGVGLVHALLLRIQALLLPIQTLVLSGGH from the coding sequence ATGTTTGAGCTGATGTTCTGTTCGCTGCTGACGATCCTGCCCGATTACCTCTACCGCCGTTATGTTCAGGGCAAGCGGTTCGGCAAGGAGATCACCTTCTTCTCGATCTGGTACGAGTTGCGCTGGGGCATCACCGCCTGCCTGATGCTGACGATCTCGTTGATCACGATGATCTTCTATTTCCATCCTGCAACGTCGTCCGCGACGCTGTACTTCCGCACCGTGCCGATCCTTCCCGAAGGCTCGGGCCGTGTCGCAGAGGTCAAGCTCGGCTTCAGCGCGCCGGTCAAGAAGGGCGATGTTCTGTTCACGCTCGACAGTTCGAAGCAGCAGGCTGCGTTCGAGACGGCCAAGCGGAAAGTTGCAGAGGTCGATGCCGCCATGCAGACGGCGCAGGCCGATGTGGTCAAGGCCGAGGCGCAGATCGGCGAGGCGAAAGCCAACTACCAGCAGGCCAAGGACGAGCTCGAGGTCAAGACTGAGCTCCAGCGCCGCAATCCGGGCATCGTTCCGCAGCGGGATATCGAAAAGCTCCAGGTCCTGGTCGACCAGCGCCAGGCGGGCGTCGACGCCGCAACGGCCGTGAAACAATCCGCATCTCTGCAGGTCTCCGTCCTGCTGCCGGCCCAAAAGGCCAGCGCCGAAGCCGCGCTCGACCAGGCTCAGGTCGATCTCGACAAGACCCTCGTACGCGCCGGCGTCGACGGGCGCGTCGAGCAGTTCCTGGTTCGCCCCGGCGACGTCGTCAACCAGCTGATGCGTCCGGCCGGCGTTCTCGTTCCGGAGGGTGCGGGCCGCAAGGCGCTCCAGGCCGGTTTCGGCCAGATCGAGGCGCAGGTGATGAAGACCGGCATGGTCGCGGAAGCGGCCTGCATCTCGAGGCCATGGGTGATCATCCCCATGGTGATCACGACAGTGCAGGACTACATCGCGGCCGGACAGTTCCGCTCCGGCGAGCAGCTCATCGATCCGCAGAATGCCGTCCGCCCCGGCACGATCCTCGTGTTTCTGGAGCCGCTCTACAAGGGCGGCCTCGACGGTGTCACGCCCGGCTCGAGCTGCATCGTCAATGCCTACACCAGCAACCACGAGGAGATCTCGGCCAAGGACACCCCGACCAGCCGGAAGATCGCGCTGCACGTCGTGGATGGCGTCGGCCTCGTGCATGCGCTGCTGCTGCGCATTCAGGCGCTGTTGCTGCCGATCCAGACACTCGTGTTGAGCGGCGGCCATTGA
- a CDS encoding HAMP domain-containing sensor histidine kinase has translation MSRDAVRPVAAAWLCLGLLLAACTLCSPARAQPAPRSEPKRVLMLHSFGRDFLPWSEYARSIKTNLEERSPWPLDIQEHTLLTARFIAPGPEGPFVEYLGSLYEGRPPDIVMSIGGPAAGFVQRHREKLFPKAPMVLTTVEERLIDRSRLTRNDAVVSVRNEFVTAFRNVLQVLPDTQTIALVIGASALEKFWLEEVKRDVKPLEGRVSFVWYGDLSFEDILKRASTLPPHTVLFWGLMSVDAAGVVHDGNLALHRLQAVANAPIFCFEESFFGRDIVGGPMHSIPELGQKTADAALRILGGEEPANVRIEPIAYAAPKYDWRELQRWGISESRLPPGSTILFREPNIWQRYHWQMLMISAVFLVQAGLISGLLHERRRRRVAEVESRQRLTELAHVNRYSAVGELTTSIAHELNQPLGSILTNAETAELMLRAAQPDLVELQQILADIRRDDQRASEVIRRLRSVLKKTPFEVKDIELNDTVREAIGLVKALAQGRRITLSYLPVMAGLHVKGDPVQLQQVLLNLIINALDAISDADTGKREVSVATLHAGHQAEIRISDTGPGMAASDVANVFDPFFTTKPQGMGMGLAIARTIVEAHHGTIAAANQPAGGALFTIRLPIAR, from the coding sequence ATGTCCAGGGATGCGGTCAGGCCGGTTGCGGCTGCGTGGCTTTGTCTCGGCCTCTTGCTCGCCGCGTGCACGCTATGCAGTCCTGCGCGCGCGCAACCGGCACCGCGCAGCGAGCCCAAGCGTGTGCTGATGCTGCATTCCTTCGGGCGCGATTTCTTGCCCTGGAGCGAGTACGCACGCAGCATCAAGACCAATCTCGAGGAGCGCTCTCCTTGGCCGCTCGATATCCAGGAACATACGCTTCTTACCGCCCGGTTCATCGCGCCGGGTCCTGAGGGGCCCTTCGTCGAATATCTTGGCTCGCTGTATGAAGGGCGGCCACCTGACATCGTGATGAGCATTGGCGGGCCAGCGGCGGGATTCGTGCAAAGGCATCGCGAGAAGCTATTTCCGAAGGCGCCAATGGTCCTTACGACAGTCGAGGAACGATTGATCGACCGCTCACGCCTGACCCGGAACGACGCGGTAGTGTCAGTCCGTAACGAATTTGTCACGGCCTTCCGCAACGTTCTGCAGGTGCTGCCGGACACGCAGACGATAGCCCTCGTCATTGGCGCGTCTGCGTTGGAGAAATTCTGGCTCGAAGAGGTCAAGAGGGACGTCAAGCCGCTCGAAGGCCGGGTTTCGTTCGTTTGGTACGGCGATCTGTCGTTCGAGGACATCCTGAAACGGGCATCGACGCTTCCCCCGCACACGGTTCTGTTCTGGGGGTTGATGTCGGTCGACGCGGCGGGTGTCGTTCATGATGGAAATCTCGCCCTGCATCGCCTTCAGGCCGTCGCGAACGCCCCAATTTTCTGCTTTGAGGAGTCGTTTTTCGGACGCGACATTGTCGGCGGTCCGATGCATTCAATTCCTGAACTCGGCCAAAAGACCGCCGATGCGGCACTGCGAATTCTGGGCGGGGAAGAGCCTGCAAACGTCAGAATTGAACCGATCGCGTATGCCGCTCCTAAATATGATTGGCGGGAGTTGCAGCGCTGGGGCATCAGCGAGAGTCGCCTGCCGCCGGGAAGCACCATCCTGTTTCGCGAGCCGAATATCTGGCAGCGCTATCACTGGCAGATGTTGATGATCTCGGCCGTATTCCTGGTCCAGGCCGGACTCATCAGCGGGCTCCTGCACGAGCGTCGCCGCCGGCGGGTTGCCGAAGTCGAATCGCGTCAGCGGCTGACGGAACTCGCCCACGTCAACCGCTACTCGGCCGTTGGCGAGCTGACGACCTCGATCGCGCATGAACTGAACCAGCCCCTCGGATCGATTCTGACCAATGCCGAAACGGCAGAGCTCATGCTGAGGGCTGCCCAGCCCGATCTGGTCGAGCTCCAGCAGATCCTCGCCGACATCAGAAGGGACGACCAACGGGCGAGCGAGGTGATCCGCAGGCTGCGCAGCGTTTTGAAAAAGACCCCGTTCGAGGTCAAGGACATCGAGCTCAACGATACGGTGCGCGAAGCAATTGGTCTGGTGAAGGCGCTCGCCCAAGGGCGCCGGATCACGTTGAGCTATCTGCCGGTCATGGCCGGCCTTCACGTCAAGGGCGATCCGGTCCAGCTTCAGCAGGTCCTCCTCAACCTGATCATCAACGCGTTGGATGCGATCTCCGATGCGGACACCGGAAAGCGGGAGGTCAGCGTCGCGACTCTGCATGCCGGCCATCAGGCCGAAATCAGGATCAGCGATACCGGGCCTGGAATGGCCGCCTCCGACGTCGCGAACGTCTTCGATCCATTTTTTACGACGAAACCGCAAGGCATGGGCATGGGACTGGCGATCGCCAGGACCATCGTCGAGGCCCATCACGGCACGATCGCTGCTGCGAACCAGCCTGCGGGCGGCGCGCTGTTCACGATCCGGCTTCCGATCGCGCGCTGA
- a CDS encoding DUF3300 domain-containing protein: MFRCGKTLMALALLMATSVAATAQTTTTPAAPAPQAQPASTPAPTAELLKPEQLEALVAPIALYPDELLANVLAASTYPLEVVQADRWLKERKSLKGDALKTEVEKQGWDDSVKALASTADVLAMMSEQLDWTKKLGDAFLAQQPDVMDAIQRLRNKAYDNKKLVTTKQQKVSVQSQEGKQVVVIQQADPAAMYVPYYDPATVYGSWPYAEYPPYYWGYPSYIGAGMVAAGIAFGTAWAIGRWGNYWGGGCNWGNRNVYVNHRTTNIGNGWQHNPAHRGGVRYNNSNVQQRFGNNNLRAGVSDRMDFRGRDGNQVLRPNQGAGDRAGDRGGPGDRAGNRGDRPGAGDRPSAGTRDRPGGGDRAGAGDRAKGANKGASKGGGDRAKAANRAGGGAANRGGGANRGGAMNVSSGRSAAAASARGRSSMASMPRGGGGGPSFAGRGGGGGMAMRGGGGGGGFRGGGGGGRRSDIALKHDVVLLGHLSNGLGYYRFSYIGSGKAYVGVMAQEVEQVMPDAVTRGSDGYLRVHYEKLRLTFRTYRDWLARGAKIPAEVMP; this comes from the coding sequence ATGTTTCGTTGCGGCAAGACCCTGATGGCGCTGGCGCTCTTGATGGCGACTTCGGTCGCTGCAACGGCGCAGACCACAACGACACCTGCAGCGCCGGCGCCGCAGGCGCAGCCTGCCAGTACGCCTGCGCCGACGGCCGAGCTCTTGAAGCCCGAGCAGCTCGAAGCCCTCGTCGCGCCGATCGCGCTTTATCCCGACGAGTTGCTCGCCAACGTACTGGCCGCCTCGACCTATCCGCTGGAAGTGGTGCAGGCCGACCGCTGGCTGAAGGAGCGCAAGAGCCTGAAGGGCGATGCGCTGAAGACGGAAGTGGAGAAGCAGGGCTGGGACGACAGCGTCAAGGCGCTGGCCAGCACCGCCGACGTCCTCGCGATGATGAGCGAGCAGCTCGACTGGACCAAGAAGCTGGGCGATGCCTTCCTCGCGCAACAGCCCGACGTGATGGACGCGATCCAGCGTCTGCGCAACAAGGCCTATGACAACAAGAAGCTCGTCACCACCAAGCAGCAGAAGGTCAGCGTCCAGTCTCAGGAAGGCAAGCAGGTCGTCGTGATCCAGCAGGCCGATCCCGCGGCGATGTACGTGCCGTATTACGACCCGGCGACGGTCTACGGCAGCTGGCCCTATGCGGAATATCCGCCCTATTATTGGGGCTACCCGTCCTATATCGGCGCCGGCATGGTCGCGGCCGGCATCGCCTTCGGCACGGCCTGGGCGATCGGACGCTGGGGCAATTACTGGGGCGGCGGCTGCAACTGGGGCAACCGCAACGTTTATGTCAACCATCGCACCACGAACATCGGCAATGGCTGGCAACACAATCCGGCACATCGCGGCGGTGTCCGCTACAACAACAGCAATGTTCAGCAGCGCTTCGGCAACAACAATCTGAGGGCCGGCGTGTCGGACCGGATGGATTTTCGCGGCCGCGACGGCAACCAGGTGCTGCGCCCCAATCAGGGTGCCGGGGACCGTGCGGGTGATCGCGGCGGTCCAGGTGATCGCGCCGGCAATCGTGGCGACCGTCCGGGCGCGGGCGATCGCCCCAGCGCAGGTACGCGCGACCGGCCCGGCGGCGGCGATCGTGCCGGTGCGGGCGATCGCGCCAAAGGTGCGAACAAGGGCGCGAGCAAGGGCGGCGGCGATCGCGCCAAGGCTGCGAACCGCGCCGGCGGCGGTGCGGCCAATCGTGGCGGCGGCGCCAATCGCGGCGGTGCCATGAACGTTTCCTCCGGCCGCTCGGCTGCCGCCGCATCCGCGCGCGGCCGCAGCAGCATGGCGAGCATGCCGCGCGGTGGCGGCGGCGGACCAAGCTTCGCCGGCCGCGGTGGCGGTGGCGGCATGGCGATGCGTGGCGGCGGTGGAGGAGGCGGCTTCCGCGGCGGTGGCGGCGGTGGCCGGCGTTCCGACATCGCGTTGAAGCATGATGTCGTCCTGCTCGGTCATCTCTCGAACGGCCTTGGCTATTATCGGTTCAGCTATATCGGCAGCGGCAAGGCCTATGTCGGCGTGATGGCGCAGGAGGTCGAGCAGGTGATGCCCGATGCCGTGACCCGCGGCAGCGACGGCTATCTGCGCGTCCATTACGAAAAACTCCGCCTGACGTTCCGCACCTATCGCGACTGGCTCGCTCGCGGCGCGAAAATTCCTGCGGAGGTGATGCCATGA